A window of the Podarcis raffonei isolate rPodRaf1 chromosome 4, rPodRaf1.pri, whole genome shotgun sequence genome harbors these coding sequences:
- the RAP2A gene encoding ras-related protein Rap-2a has translation MREYKVVVLGSGGVGKSALTVQFVTGTFIEKYDPTIEDFYRKEIEVDASPSVLEILDTAGTEQFASMRDLYIKNGQGFILVYSLVNQQSFQDIRPMRDQIIRVKRYEKVPVILVGNKVDLESEREVSSNEGRALAEEWGCPFMETSAKSKTMVDELFAEIVRQMNYASQPDKDDPCCSACNIQ, from the exons ATGCGCGAGTACAAGGTGGTGGTTCTGGGCTCGGGCGGGGTGGGGAAGTCGGCGCTGACCGTGCAGTTCGTCACCGGCACCTTCATCGAGAAGTACGACCCGACCATCGAGGACTTCTACCGCAAGGAGATCGAGGTGGACGCCTCGCCCTCCGTGCTGGAGATCCTGGACACGGCCGGCACCGAGCAGTTCGCCTCCATGCGGGACCTGTACATCAAGAACGGGCAGGGCTTCATCCTGGTCTACAGCCTCGTCAACCAGCAGAGCTTCCAGGACATCCGCCCCATGCGAGACCAGATCATCCGCGTCAAGAG GTATGAGAAGGTGCCTGTAATCCTGGTTGGAAATAAAGTGgacctggagagtgagagggaagTTTCGTCAAATGAAGGCAGAGCCCTGGCTGAAGAATGGGGCTGTCCTTTTATGGAGACTTCTGCCAAAAGTAAAACAATGGTGGATGAACTCTTTGCAGAGATTGTCAGACAGATGAACTATGCCTCTCAGCCAGATAAAGATGATCCATGCTGTTCTGCATGTAATATACAATAG